Proteins from one Paenibacillus amylolyticus genomic window:
- a CDS encoding GldG family protein, with protein sequence MKKWLSHTNSTVLSVAVIGIFILLTLFLNSLGGFQLDLTSNKQYTLSDQSLTAIKGVKDDVNILVLTVENANNTVLNREVTDMVEEYTKRNSKLKLKQYNLTQEPALASKYGITGSSIVLEQGDQHKVIDIASLFTATGDGSDGSYQFTGEEKLTQALMNMSSTEMHKMVFLTGHEELSFDQMTTLQSSLEQNNVQTEQLQLNQAGKVPDDADVLAIIGPQRDLSDAELKAIRTYLSNGGKLLLSLGFVEDMKSSWKNIDTLMADYGVVDEHAVMVDNQQASTMGPLWVVPEYGTHAITDKLAASKLYPMLSLSIALTSKEQDKYTLSPLIHSSDDSYGETNIGGLLQNETSNDAEEDIQGPVELGYPADTTDGKPKAVILGSSIFMQDSDIANGGNRDFILNTVNYLSEKENGLTIRPRIQAGYETAYLNGEQARTIFFVAIVAFPLIFVIIGVLLWWRRRRV encoded by the coding sequence ATGAAAAAATGGTTAAGTCATACCAACAGTACCGTGCTGTCTGTAGCGGTGATTGGCATCTTTATTTTGCTGACACTGTTCCTGAATTCACTTGGCGGCTTCCAGCTCGATCTGACCTCGAACAAACAATACACGTTGTCTGACCAGTCCCTTACTGCGATCAAAGGCGTGAAGGATGACGTCAATATTCTGGTGTTAACCGTTGAAAATGCCAACAACACCGTGCTGAACCGTGAGGTTACGGATATGGTGGAGGAATACACGAAACGTAACAGCAAGCTGAAACTAAAACAATATAATCTGACGCAGGAACCTGCGCTTGCATCCAAATACGGTATAACGGGCAGCTCCATTGTGCTGGAGCAGGGAGATCAGCACAAAGTGATTGATATCGCCAGTTTGTTCACTGCGACAGGTGACGGAAGTGACGGATCATATCAATTCACTGGAGAGGAAAAGCTAACACAGGCGCTCATGAACATGTCATCCACCGAGATGCATAAAATGGTCTTTTTGACCGGACATGAAGAGCTGAGTTTCGATCAGATGACTACGCTGCAATCCTCATTGGAACAAAATAATGTGCAGACGGAACAGTTGCAGTTAAATCAGGCCGGAAAGGTTCCGGATGATGCAGATGTGCTTGCCATTATAGGTCCACAACGTGATCTCAGTGATGCAGAACTGAAGGCCATTCGCACATATCTGAGTAATGGCGGCAAGCTGTTATTATCCCTCGGATTCGTGGAAGATATGAAATCCAGCTGGAAAAACATCGATACCCTCATGGCAGACTATGGTGTCGTTGATGAGCATGCGGTCATGGTCGATAATCAACAAGCAAGTACGATGGGTCCGCTCTGGGTGGTGCCGGAGTATGGCACACATGCAATTACGGACAAACTCGCTGCAAGCAAGCTATACCCGATGTTGTCGCTGTCGATTGCATTGACCAGCAAAGAACAGGATAAATATACCCTTTCTCCATTGATTCATTCTTCGGATGACAGTTACGGGGAGACCAATATCGGCGGCTTATTGCAAAATGAAACAAGCAATGATGCCGAAGAGGACATCCAGGGTCCAGTGGAACTAGGGTATCCAGCCGATACTACGGATGGCAAACCGAAGGCGGTTATTTTGGGCTCGTCCATTTTCATGCAGGATTCGGATATTGCGAATGGCGGGAACAGGGACTTCATTTTGAATACGGTGAATTATTTGAGTGAGAAAGAAAATGGATTGACCATACGCCCACGGATACAAGCTGGATATGAGACGGCATACCTGAACGGCGAACAGGCCAGAACGATTTTCTTCGTGGCTATTGTAGCGTTCCCGCTCATCTTTGTGATCATCGGTGTACTCTTATGGTGGAGGCGCAGACGGGTATGA
- a CDS encoding DUF4340 domain-containing protein, translating to METSGTAASSTLTLENGVWQMVEPKAYPLNGYSVSSWLEALSGANQELLVEETPTDLDKYGLGADATRMDIKLKDNREIKLAIGGQLPADDARYVRVDSGPVVAVKTEAIISIALSRRDLLDTTPFNMDETNVGSLEWEGEAATWMLTSTSENGAAEKTWTLNGKTIEATDAVSLIGKIKNLSTADDVRKASELKNSVPRFTLSVEQTVNGQQGRDVYRGLTLPSDPDQIWVITPDGQWAYAMDATSLKEAEKFPDTIKASTTSSKESSSSANDATASSSADEK from the coding sequence GTGGAGACATCCGGTACAGCAGCATCTTCTACCCTGACGCTGGAGAATGGCGTATGGCAGATGGTTGAACCAAAAGCCTATCCTTTGAACGGTTACAGCGTCAGCAGTTGGCTGGAGGCTCTGAGTGGTGCGAATCAGGAACTGTTGGTGGAAGAAACACCGACGGATCTGGATAAATACGGATTAGGAGCAGATGCTACACGTATGGATATCAAACTCAAGGACAATCGTGAGATCAAACTGGCGATTGGTGGCCAGCTTCCAGCAGATGATGCTCGGTATGTGCGTGTTGATTCAGGCCCCGTAGTTGCTGTAAAGACAGAAGCGATTATCAGCATAGCGTTGTCTCGTCGTGATTTGTTGGACACCACACCGTTCAACATGGATGAGACGAATGTGGGGTCCCTGGAGTGGGAAGGGGAAGCCGCTACCTGGATGCTAACTTCGACATCGGAGAACGGTGCTGCGGAGAAGACCTGGACACTGAATGGAAAAACGATTGAAGCCACAGATGCCGTATCTCTTATCGGCAAAATCAAAAACCTGTCGACAGCCGATGACGTGCGCAAAGCATCCGAGCTGAAGAATTCCGTTCCACGATTCACCCTGTCTGTGGAACAGACGGTCAATGGGCAACAAGGTCGAGATGTTTATCGGGGACTCACGTTGCCATCCGATCCGGATCAGATCTGGGTCATTACGCCAGATGGTCAATGGGCATACGCCATGGATGCGACGAGTCTGAAGGAAGCCGAGAAGTTCCCGGATACGATAAAAGCATCAACCACTTCTTCGAAAGAGTCGTCGAGTTCGGCAAATGACGCAACGGCTTCTTCATCAGCAGATGAGAAGTAA
- a CDS encoding YhcN/YlaJ family sporulation lipoprotein has protein sequence MPAVKKATAITLSLSTAIFVMAGLTGCGTNRDTNNMHTQSVRQQASGINRYGVETNGMDGIRAKSYRMHNVTDLKSSEELAKRITEMKEVKSARVMLTDRNAYVAVRLADGHAGKLESKSNGRTSMLGGTMRNHASDTMRGGNMNHDMGGMRVNGGTGTMSPYSTSGIAPGLNTNSATDRSHMGNDRGIYGTMGTGAVGMMRGLTNSGKARGTNDGHYGMKSEGQRVDSTDDNTSAEIKGKISAKIKQFAPNIENVYVSANPEFVQHVENYATDIRNGKPVSGMIDTFQSMVERIFPTNGAGMNHRDGILDDGLMNRNHNGGVMNRMNR, from the coding sequence ATGCCAGCAGTCAAAAAGGCAACAGCTATTACGTTATCATTGTCTACTGCAATCTTTGTAATGGCCGGTTTGACAGGATGTGGCACGAATCGGGATACCAACAATATGCATACGCAAAGTGTCCGTCAGCAAGCGAGCGGCATTAACCGTTATGGTGTGGAAACGAATGGCATGGATGGCATCCGTGCGAAAAGTTATCGCATGCATAATGTTACTGACCTGAAATCGAGTGAGGAGCTGGCTAAACGCATTACGGAGATGAAGGAAGTGAAATCCGCCCGTGTCATGTTAACGGATCGTAATGCTTATGTTGCGGTACGTTTGGCAGATGGTCATGCAGGCAAGTTGGAGAGCAAGTCCAACGGTCGTACAAGCATGCTGGGTGGAACGATGCGTAATCATGCGAGTGATACCATGCGTGGTGGCAACATGAATCACGATATGGGAGGCATGCGTGTGAATGGCGGTACAGGCACAATGTCACCGTACAGCACAAGTGGAATTGCTCCAGGGCTGAACACGAATTCAGCAACGGATCGCAGCCATATGGGCAATGATCGTGGCATCTACGGCACGATGGGTACAGGAGCGGTTGGAATGATGCGTGGTCTCACAAACAGTGGCAAAGCACGTGGGACGAACGATGGTCATTATGGAATGAAAAGTGAAGGACAACGTGTAGATAGCACGGATGATAACACATCAGCTGAGATTAAAGGCAAGATTTCAGCCAAAATCAAGCAGTTTGCGCCGAACATCGAGAATGTATATGTATCAGCCAATCCGGAATTTGTGCAGCATGTCGAGAACTATGCCACAGATATTCGTAATGGTAAGCCCGTTAGTGGCATGATCGATACGTTCCAATCGATGGTGGAGCGTATCTTCCCAACCAACGGAGCAGGAATGAATCACCGCGATGGCATCCTTGACGATGGCCTGATGAACCGTAATCATAACGGTGGGGTCATGAACCGAATGAACCGGTAG
- a CDS encoding helix-turn-helix transcriptional regulator gives MKGIDHKSKFLLTHREREVFELLVQDKTTRDIAGQLFISEKTVRNHISNVMQKLNVKGRSQAVVELIKLGELKI, from the coding sequence TTGAAGGGTATCGATCATAAAAGCAAATTTTTGTTAACCCACCGTGAACGCGAAGTATTCGAATTACTGGTTCAAGACAAAACAACGCGTGACATCGCAGGGCAGTTATTCATCAGCGAGAAAACGGTGCGTAACCATATTTCGAATGTGATGCAGAAACTCAATGTTAAGGGTCGTTCGCAGGCAGTTGTCGAGCTGATTAAGCTTGGAGAACTGAAGATCTAG
- a CDS encoding DUF4303 domain-containing protein — MDRFLSEFEKQFRAGFLPDLEHTLAKVQHEKLYACAFGTDSDWITLFMAVNTEESLAAHISRMKEQGLCDSEEDEIYYRWGCSEYQYGEDTHFNHISRLLYATEAVQEYKDEIIRIIAKVVNETTDDVFARYGQSKADITFFVSLTDDDLAEGIENQSVHQMTVPGLVSTFLERYDDMN, encoded by the coding sequence ATGGACCGTTTCTTAAGTGAATTTGAAAAACAATTTAGAGCGGGGTTTCTACCCGATCTGGAACATACGCTGGCTAAGGTGCAGCATGAGAAATTATATGCTTGTGCATTTGGAACGGACAGTGATTGGATAACGCTGTTTATGGCGGTGAATACCGAGGAATCCCTGGCAGCGCACATTTCAAGAATGAAGGAGCAGGGGTTATGCGACAGTGAGGAGGACGAGATCTATTACAGATGGGGCTGCTCCGAATATCAATATGGCGAGGATACGCACTTTAACCACATCAGCCGATTGTTGTATGCAACAGAAGCGGTTCAGGAGTATAAGGATGAGATCATTCGAATCATCGCCAAAGTTGTAAATGAAACAACAGATGACGTTTTTGCCCGATATGGGCAATCCAAAGCAGATATTACGTTCTTCGTTTCTCTCACAGATGACGATCTGGCGGAGGGGATTGAGAATCAATCGGTTCACCAAATGACGGTACCCGGCTTAGTCAGCACGTTCCTAGAACGATATGATGACATGAATTAG